A section of the Hippea sp. KM1 genome encodes:
- a CDS encoding prepilin-type N-terminal cleavage/methylation domain-containing protein, whose amino-acid sequence MRKEGFTLIELIIVIVIIGILAAFAIPKFANLTGESKKAVIEGVAGSIRSAANIVHAKWLAQGGGDTVTMADGDNVTVGSNGYPTADSSGISKAINLDGADKIVDQDNGTFAYDNKTDCSVTYDNSTTPPTVKVTTTGCE is encoded by the coding sequence ATGAGGAAAGAGGGTTTTACACTGATTGAGTTGATTATCGTCATCGTGATTATCGGAATTTTGGCGGCTTTCGCCATACCAAAGTTTGCCAATTTAACGGGAGAGTCTAAAAAGGCTGTTATTGAAGGTGTAGCTGGGAGCATAAGATCTGCTGCTAATATTGTCCACGCTAAATGGCTTGCTCAGGGGGGTGGGGACACTGTAACTATGGCAGATGGTGATAATGTAACTGTTGGTAGTAATGGTTACCCTACAGCAGATTCAAGTGGCATATCGAAAGCTATAAATCTTGATGGTGCTGATAAGATAGTTGATCAAGACAATGGTACGTTTGCTTATGATAATAAAACAGATTGTTCGGTAACATACGATAACAGTACTACCCCTCCTACTGTTAAAGTAACTACCACTGGCTGTGAATAA
- a CDS encoding HI0074 family nucleotidyltransferase substrate-binding subunit encodes MDLEERKTSFKRAFDRLKEVIENTNKENEDYEVYRDSAIQRFEITTEAFWKCVKVFLKIREGVVCNSPKGCMRELFLNGYVDENDLEILLNMIDDRNLTSHTYNEEVAEEIFQRLGGYVELLKKLGVCW; translated from the coding sequence GTGGATTTAGAAGAGAGAAAGACAAGCTTTAAGAGAGCTTTTGATAGACTAAAAGAGGTGATTGAGAATACAAATAAGGAAAACGAAGACTATGAAGTTTATAGGGATTCTGCTATTCAAAGATTTGAAATCACAACCGAGGCGTTTTGGAAGTGTGTCAAGGTTTTTCTAAAGATAAGGGAAGGTGTTGTATGCAATTCTCCAAAGGGCTGTATGAGGGAGCTATTTTTGAATGGTTATGTTGATGAGAATGACCTGGAGATTCTGCTTAATATGATTGATGATAGAAATTTGACATCTCACACTTACAATGAAGAGGTTGCAGAAGAGATTTTTCAAAGGTTGGGTGGTTATGTGGAATTGCTGAAAAAATTGGGGGTGTGCTGGTAA